In Colletotrichum destructivum chromosome 1, complete sequence, the sequence GGACACATGTGACGGTATGTCTCGGCAGTGTGGATCTGGTCCTCCCATACTACTACGACAGTGATGTCTTTAAGCACTTCTTGTTCCttggctgggctggactgCCTCTGTTTGACTGTATCAACCAAAATACCAAGATCGATATTGTGAATGAGGTTGCTGCGGCTTACAGGAAAATTCACAGGCTGCACATTCTTCACCATGATGCAGAGCAACGCAACATCATGCACGATCAAATGGTGGCAACATTATGATTGTAGATTTCGAGCGGGCTGAGTTCCGTAGTCGTCAACCCCTAGGCTCGCTCAGCCCTAACGCTCAGAATCAAGGAAGCGACGGCGAAAACAGAAGCGAGCTAAGGATGATTTCACCGCCGTAATGTCAGGGGATGACACAGGTACTTGTTCCGTGACAGAATTCGGAATTGTACCATTGCGCCATATACAAAAGAGAGATCCCTCTACTGCATTTAAGTAGCTGTGGGTACTTATAGTTTCCGTCATTCCGCTGGCACTTTCCCATGCCCCGTTTCCCTCCGGTAGAAGGGTGACCTAGGTCCCACCCGACCGCAGGAGCGAGCTCCGACAAGCTCCCATTGGCTGGAGGGCATCAACTGGCCAATGATAGCGGCTGCTCGATGACCCCACGCGAGGCGTTTCCAACCAGGGGGGCCCACCGATCGAGTTCGAAGTTTCCAAGTCGAGGGAAGGAGGCACGCACCGCTGCACTAATGAACCTCTGAGGCGCAAGGCGCAAAGTGGGAGGAGCGCATCGCTGCTCGCTAATTATCACTTTGCGGAATCAGCCTGACAGTAGCAGTGCCCAGCAGGACCATCAACTCTTCAACTTCTCAATCGAGTCAACACCACCCGGTGCTTTCGGTTCCTCTCCGCGGAAAATTAGCCCATGCTTTTATTCTGCTTCTATCTTTATTGATGAGTCAAAAGGGCTGGAAATCCTCTTGCAAGTGCTGCTGACACAAAAGGGCACAACGTCGCCCGACGGAGACAAAAACAAGACGTGAGAGCCGAAAAGCTAAATAAGTAAAAATTAACTTCACGCCCGGCAGACCCCCTTCAATATCATGTCGCTTCCGCAAAAACGGAGTCGCGTTATTCTTCCTGCTCTGGGCGCCCAGCCCTCCTCTGGTTCTCTTCCGTCTACGCTGgtaacagcagcagcagtagcagcagcccAACAACCCTCAGCCTCTGGCCGCGGATCGGGCGGAGGAGTGAGCAGCGACGACTCAGGCAATGATCCCAGCGCTGGAAGCCGAAACCAGAGTGTCGATTCTTCAGCCGACCCAAAGCCGCGTGCTGTTTCCAAGCGACAGGTTGTTGCTGTCGCTTGCCATAGCTGTCGACGGAGAAAGGCCAAGGTGAGAGATTAAAACCGTTTACACAAGAGGCACCAACCAATTTCGCACTGCGCCACGCAGAATCTTGTATGCGTGCTACTCGCACCCCAGGCTAATATTCTTTCTCTACCCCTATCCAGTGCGATGGCCAACGCCCGAAATGCCAACACTGCTCCAAGAGAGGCGTCGAATGCCATTATGAAGCGAACCAGGGCGAGACCGTGAGTCTTGCGCTTAAGCGCAAAGCCAACGACTTGGAGACGGAAAATACCCAGTACAGAGACCTCTTCCGTATGGTCTGCACCAAGTCCGGAGATGAGGCAAAAGAGATTTTTCGGCGGATTCGGTTCTCAGGCGACCCCATCAGAGTCTTGGAGTCCATACGACAGGCAGAAATTCTGCTTTCCTTGCCGACGACAAATGACCGTACATTACTCGAGGTTGGCCAAGATGAATGAAATGACTCTCCAAAAACGAAAAACCCCTATCAACGACAGCGAGAACGATATTTTCGAAAAAACAGCATCAAATCGAGCGAAAAACGCCTGCTCGCGACCGCAAAGGTCTTTTGTGCACACAATGTCATCCTCGATTTTG encodes:
- a CDS encoding Putative protein kinase-like domain superfamily, producing MGKTCPNLEDCGHWHINGEQFLRFILIQLAQDHGRDADAVRLSSSGYTLAAKGVERLDLGRLRHENDAYDRLQPIQGTHVTVCLGSVDLVLPYYYDSDVFKHFLFLGWAGLPLFDCINQNTKIDIVNEVAAAYRKIHRLHILHHDAEQRNIMHDQMVATL
- a CDS encoding Putative zn(2)Cys(6) fungal-type DNA-binding domain-containing protein, with the protein product MSLPQKRSRVILPALGAQPSSGSLPSTLVTAAAVAAAQQPSASGRGSGGGVSSDDSGNDPSAGSRNQSVDSSADPKPRAVSKRQVVAVACHSCRRRKAKCDGQRPKCQHCSKRGVECHYEANQGETVSLALKRKANDLETENTQYRDLFRMVCTKSGDEAKEIFRRIRFSGDPIRVLESIRQAEILLSLPTTNDRTLLEVGQDE